One Pseudomonas sp. B21_DOA genomic window, CTCAGCGCTGACATCGGCCCCGAGAGCGGCGACATCACGATCGCCTGCGGCAGCGGCAACATCGCTACCTGCTGGGTGGTGTTGGAGCCGACGCGCTCGTCACGCGGCGGGATGCCGAAGTACTCGCGGTAGCACTTGGAGAAGTGCGGCGTGGAGACGAAACCACACACCGACGCCACTTCGATGATCGACATCGGCGTCTGCTTGAGCAGTTGCCGGGCGCGGATCAGCCGCAGCTTCAGGTAGTAGCGTGACGGCGAGCAGTGCAGGTATTTCTGGAACAACCGCTCCAGCTGTCGACGCGACACCGCGACATACACCGCCAGTTCATCCAGATCGATCGGCTCTTCCAGATTGGCTTCCATCAGCGCGACGATTTCCTGCAACTTCGGCTGGTTGGTGCCGAGCATGTGCTTGAGCGGCACGCGCTGGTGATCCTGTTCGTTGCGGATGCGCTCGTAGACGAACATTTCCGAGATCGCTGCCGACAGTTCCCGACCGTGGTCGCGGCTGATCAGGTGCAGCATCATGTCCAGCGGCGCGGTGCCGCCAGAGCTGGTGAAGCGGTTACGGTCGAGGGTGAACAAGCGTGTGCTCATGGCCACCCGCGGGAAGGCTTCCTGCATCGCCGCCAGACATTCCCAGTGCACGCTGCAATCGAAGCCATCGAGCAGACCGGCGCAGGCCAACGCCCAACTGCCGGTGCACACCGCGCCAAGACGCTTGGACTGGCGCGCCTGGCTTTGCAGCCACGAGACGTGTTCACGGGTCACGGTGCGTTGAATGCCGATCCCGCCGCAGACAATAACGGTGTCCAGTTGCGGGGCTTTGTGCATGGAGGCGTCGGGAGTGATCTGCAGACCGTCACTGGCCCAGACCTGGCCACCATCGACGGTGAGGGTGCTCCAGCGATACAGCTCGCGACCGGACAACTGGTTGGCCATGCGCAGTGGCTCAACGGCGGACGCCAGGGAAATCAGCGTGAAATTGTCCAGCAGCAGAAAGCCGATGGATTGAGGCGCACGGTTCTGGGGTTGGGCCCCGGAGTTGAACGACGTCATCGCGGTATCTCCTCACACAAAGCGGGTGATGGCCTCAGGCGGAGGCTCTTGTTATTGCCGGCGTTCACACGAGGGAAGCAGGCGTTGTTATGACAGAGCAATTGCCGTGCCTGAAATTGGACGGCCATTCAATAACTCCTGAAAACGACCTCGCGACGCGTCTATACGAGACCTCGGAACATGCCATTTCGCATTGCCATCAGGCGCCGCCAGAGCCCTGCCGCGCAGCCTGTGAGCAGATCGGTAGCACTTGTGGGAACTGGCCTGCAGAGGATTTGCACAGAGTGTCACCGCAAGCGCGAGCGACGGACGGTCAGGTAACGACTGACGAGTCACGACTGACAGTGAGGCTTGTCTGATTGCGACGCGCCAAAAGGTGGCGTGGCTGGATCGGGATGTTCGTTTGTTGAGCAGTTTTGACTGGTCTGGCACTCCACTCTGCCAGATCAACCTGTGGCGAGGGATTTATCCCCGATCGGCTGCGCAGCAGTCGTAAATCCATTCACCAAAGTGTGTCAGGCAAAACTCGATTGCAGGATTTGGGACTGCTTCGCAGCCCAGCGGGGATAAATCCCTCGCCACGGGTTAACGGTCAGCACTCAACCGCACTGACCGCCAATCCACCGCGCGAAGTTTCCTTATATTTGTCATGCATATCGGCGCCGGTATCACGCATGGTGCGGATCACCCGGTCCAGCGAGATGAAGTGCTGACCGTCGCCACGCAGAGCCATTTGCGCCGCGTTGATGGCTTTCACTGCCGCGATTGCATTGCGCTCGATGCACGGCACCTGCACCAGGCCACCGACCGGGTCGCAGGTCAGGCCCAGGTTGTGCTCCAGGCCGATTTCCGCTGCGTTGCACAATTGTTCAGGGTGGCGCCGAGAATCTCCGCCAGCCCTGCCGCCGCCATGGCGCAGGCCGAACCGACCTCGCCCTGACAACCGACCTCCGCACCAGAGATCGAAGCGTTCTTCTTGCACAGAATGCCGACTGCCGCCGCGCCGAGGAAATAGTCAACGACATTGGCGTCGGTGACCGCTTCGCTGAACTTCATGAAATAGTGCAGCACCGCCGGGATGATCCCCGCCGCGCCGTTGGTCGGCGCGGTAACCATGCGCCCGCCGGCGGCATTCTCTTCATTGACGGCCAGGGCGAACAGGTTGACCCACTCCATCGCGCTCAGGGTCGAGCCGATGACGTTCGGTTTGTTCAGCTCTTGCAGGCTGCGGTGCAACTTCGCCGCACGACGCCGCACGTTCAAGCCGCCGGGCAGAATGCCTTCGTGCTTGAGGCCCTGCTCGACGCAATCCTGCATCGCCCGCCACAGTTTCATCAGTCCGGCACGGATCTCTTCTTCGCTGCGCCAGACCCTTTCGTTGGCCATCATCAGTTCGGCAACGCGCAGGTTGTGCGTTTTGCACAACTGCAGCAGCTCGACCGCACTGGAGAAGTCGTAAGGCAATTCGGTGCGATCCAGATCGACCACACCACTGGACGCTTGCGCCTCATCAACAACGA contains:
- a CDS encoding GlxA family transcriptional regulator, yielding MTSFNSGAQPQNRAPQSIGFLLLDNFTLISLASAVEPLRMANQLSGRELYRWSTLTVDGGQVWASDGLQITPDASMHKAPQLDTVIVCGGIGIQRTVTREHVSWLQSQARQSKRLGAVCTGSWALACAGLLDGFDCSVHWECLAAMQEAFPRVAMSTRLFTLDRNRFTSSGGTAPLDMMLHLISRDHGRELSAAISEMFVYERIRNEQDHQRVPLKHMLGTNQPKLQEIVALMEANLEEPIDLDELAVYVAVSRRQLERLFQKYLHCSPSRYYLKLRLIRARQLLKQTPMSIIEVASVCGFVSTPHFSKCYREYFGIPPRDERVGSNTTQQVAMLPLPQAIVMSPLSGPMSALSQARNESTFASVRL